The sequence GTTCCCATCATGGGTCAACCCAAACCTCTTTATTGTATCCAGTCCCAGAAGCAACTCATGagtaaaacttttatcattgcaaataaatgcatttatttccttttcaatatttagtattttcccatttaatttgattaatccTGTTGTTTTTCCCCCACCACcaattgtattgaatttattttcaaagtaattcaTCTTTGaattttttacctttattaatttggaatttattaaagttatatttgagCCGGGGTCATAAATACCAGTGCATTTTAAGGTGTCATTCAGTATAACCTCAACTTCTATTAGTGGgggaatatttagttttttgtatcCTGAAATTGATCAATCTCAAGCATCAAATTTTTACAGTGTTTTACACTGTCATTACTGTTCTTGTCTTCTTTGAACCAGCACAGATCTTCAGAGtgaaatctatttttctttCCCATCTTGTTACAAATTTGACAtggtgtttttcttttaaattctaGTTCTGGTTTAGTTGAACTTTTTCTTTCagtaaaagttttttgaaaatttttattttgattttcatgCATACGTAGGACATTAAACAGAAGAGTAGGGTTCATCATCTCTTGTCTATCTAGTTTGCTTCTAATATAAGCTGGCAATCCTGCGACAATTAAGTCGGTGAGAGTTCTGTTATCAATCTCACTGTTATACTCTAAAAGCAATCTCTGTTTTTTCAATGCATATTCCAGTAAAGAGccagtaaaatatttgaaagtcaATGCATAGATAACAGAGGACCAACTTTTATCAGCAAATGTATCTAGAAAACTTATTTGCCATATTTCCCACTGAGAGTTCAAACTATGCTTAATTAACATTGACTCATACCAGTCACTTTCCGAGTCGTTCAAAAACAATCTCAAAGCACTAATTTTTTCTGTATCAGCAGTTAAATCGAATCTTGTACATTCACCTTCAAAACTTTGCAACCATTGTTTAGCATTAGTGAACTTATTATCaaactttttcaaaacaaacttaTCAGTTAATTTGCttatattgttatgtttttctttattaatagtGGGTTTTTCGCTTTTTTCACTTAGTTTCTCTaatatttctaacaattttTCATCCATAGTAGGTTGACTTGTGACTTTAGTTgtttcttgtaataaataatcattgaacATAATATTTCCAGTACCATCTTTGTAGAGGGCTAAAATATCACTTGGAAGATTTATCCACACCCTTCTATTATTACCTCTTCTCTGAagtgtttttcttattttcataaattctgGCAACTTTGTCAGTTGAAGGTGGTGTTTTGCTGCTTGGAAACATGGCGGTATGAGATATGTAATTTCATCTTCGGTTGTTATggattttatgattataatattgttcttCGGATCTTCATCCGCTGCCAACTCAACCTCAAATTGCAATCTCGACATGATCTACTATTATCCAATCAACTCTGACAATTGTCGATTTTTAATATGTTGGATGATACGGGAAAAAAACACAGTTTGATTTATCTAAAAACAGAAATGTTTAATGTTAGTTTCgcacaaatattacaaaaaaattgaaaacgtaCAATATACTTAcctaaaaacagaaaaatcgaCAATTAAAGGTTTTCAATCCCAGTATATTAGTAGATCACTTCTAttatctattctattctattcttctattatctattatctttattatctactattaatataatcttattaattatgtaattataattttaaagagcAGACTAAAAATCCTCTGACTTATGTGACGCACGCAACCAAAGAGAATGTAGTTCACGTACGCAATGTCATAGTTTCAGGCGACGTACACATGAGTAATAAACTTAACACTAGGCTATGTACACAACATATAGTAAACAAAgcttacatgtataatatatgtgtaaaattaactaaattgcgACTCGTCCACAGgcaaaccgataaaccggttttgtggagcactacatattgtaattgtatatttaacgaataaaaataaataaataaataaaaataataaaaatagatgttgttctattctcagacctacccaatatgtaaacaaaatttcataagaatcggtcgaaccgtttcggaggagtacggtaactaacatcgtgacacgggaattttatatattagatatgaAAATCTAAAGAGTTTGTTGGTTTAAAGaagttaatctcaggaactacggtgTCTGATTTGAAAATTTCTCTCAGTTTTAGATAGTCCATTTTTTGAGGCATACGCATGAGGCACTTTAATTATAGGCAtttgcttgtcctaagtctgagagtctttgtgtatgtgacttgaatttttgcgaaagccccgcgacacaagaattacaATACATAATGCGGTTgacgtacaaaaaaaaactttacaaaaacacGTTATGTGGAAGCGTGTAATCTAAAGCTATTAATTCGATTAAAAGCATCCTAGTTATATCTTCATAAaaacgcggacaaagtcgcgtgcaacagctagtattctataAACCATACGGGAGGTTAAGCAAGGAAGGTCAGGTCGGAGTAAACTAAACtcaataaatgaaacaaaaagcaCATGTAACCAGTCAACGTACTCATTGCTCCAAAACGTCTGACCTCTTTTCGAGACAGTTACTCCACAGCCATAGCTCACCCATTTAATAGCTAGATAAGCCAATTTTATATGAAGCGTAGGTGCAACAATCTATTGTGGGCCACAATAAATTGTAACgtcttaataataaaagatatatcggtataaacttgttatttattgaactAACTCAGAAACTAGTTTGATTTTTGTGTATAAGGAGTTTTGGTTGAAAGCTTTGAAAGGTGATGTTTTAAATGAGGTAATATATTTGAAAGGAATGTCGTTGTCATAAATAGTGAGTTTTTAGGTCTCTGTATCTCAAGggtaaatattatataacaagCTGactcagcaaacgttgttttgcgaTGGTGCTCAAAAAATGTCTTAGGGGAATGaagaataattgaaattaaatgtctaacattcgcgtaaaccttaGAAACCACTATGAAAAATAGTTGTTGTCCTGTTTTCAGACCCACCCAGTATGCACACAagatttcatgagaatcggtcgagccgtttcggaagaattcaatttcgtacaccgtggtAATAGGCGATTATCACCTGCTGAAACCACGTCATAGATTTACGGGTGGTTTAAAAACTGACGCCAAATCTTCATGTATCGAAGACTTCTTCCACAAATGCCATTTAGAATCGGGCTTCGATTTTACTTAATCTCTACTATTAAGTCTTATATATACTTATTGTCTTACATCTAAAATTTATATCTCTATTTTCTAGTAAAGTTTGGCTAAAGCACTATCTATAAAACAAGAAGTCCATCAAACTTCAAAGTGCTTGCTAAAAGACAATAGATTTACAAGTCTATTCATGCTATGAAAACTGAAGTACTGTCCATTAAAACTTTGTCAGACAAATAATACAATGGCTTAAGATCTAAGTCCTGCCGTTTATGAGGCTGTAAGTGATGCATGGTATGAATTATATAATGGGAAACTAGAAACATAAAGTATACAtgcattatttttcttatccAAAGTAAAGGAAcacttaccgcgcaggctggttccaaacggcccagaatagagagttgTGGAAggatttgcccagcagtgggacacagtaggctagagaaaaaagaaataaagaaatgtgTGAAGAAAAGTCTTACAACTTCctaaagttatttttcaaacGACTCCCGCGCTTAGGATTTTATGTCACGGGTGGTGTTGCAatctttcaagtcacatgtacaaagacacccagactcaggacaagcattcgtggatcgcacaaaggCTTGCCCTAGGCGGGGATCGAATTAAGCACctctagtaattaataaatattgcgtCTAGTAATTATGCCTatgtatgaatttaaaatatttttattaaattatcggGGTGACATATTCTTTACAGTAAAAAACTCCGCAAGTAaatgagatttaaaaataaatgaataaaagacGAGAGTTTCTGTTTAAAGCacaataatttccattttccgAGTAAATATTGTTATGTGTGCATTCAGACACTTTATTTTGTGCTCCCAATATTAATTCAGTTCGAAATATCTGACGTATATTCGTCCAGTGGTGCTTCACTTGAAATGTACGATTTAATTGCAAATGTTCTGAGCCTACGGAATAGGCATAATTTCATATTCGTGTTTCTACTTCAACACTAGCCGAAAATTttgctattattaaaatagctaATGTTCGACTATTGtctactaaaattataagagcgaaagtttgtatgtatgtatctttTCTCTTCTTTCACtctaaaaccactgaacggatttagacgaaacgttgtacacagatagtttaaaaccaggTTTAACACATAGGTTAGTTATATCCCGACCTTATGTTCTGGAGATATGTgtaggatcattttcaatttgaagcGGGTGGGCCTGCGGGCAGCTGCTAGATTTAAGttcttttagaaaataattttgaattattttcttcGTTGAAGTTGGCAAAACGAGACGGCGCATTACGGATGCTAAAtgcataaactttttttttgatcaTTACTTACGTCTATACACCCAACTTCACATAAAACTGCCACATACCACCACATAACAActacaaaaaatgaaaacaaaatcgcTCAAACACCCTCCTTTCTGAAGTcgttcaaaaatcttttttttcttaaactacGACctccgcactaaggaatttaatccttgtgtcgcggggtgtttcacaaacatatgtAGGTACAATTCACATGACTAAGAACAAGCTTCACCAAAACTTCACAAAACGCAGTTCTGAATTCCTCAAAATCTTTCCactaataaagatataaaaaaaaacaactttatttaatagCACAACACActtcaaaattgatttatcaTTACATTTGTGACGTTTACTAtgatactaataaataatggttttaatACCTCTTTGTATGGGAGGTTTTTACGATTCGTTTTCTATAGAGCGTCGTCAATAGCACCGTGGAGTAAACTATTAGTATTTATGAtgacttaatttttattagaagttaTTCTAGTcgtatgttttaatgttttttgggGTAGATATTAAATAGGAAGTAGTGTGATACCAATCGTTAAGCGGTTTAGTGCAAGGCTGATAAGGTATGCTAAGAGTTCTGTATGGATGGGCTAAGGAGaatcatattatgttttatggaTGGAGATCTAGTGTGTATAGGACTTTCTAGAAAACTAGTCTGCTGATACAGTGAAGATTTTCCCGTCTAACATAAAAAAGGGAATAGTGAAAGTTGCAATAcctttcttctctcacagcaaaagcacttaggaagcggtaacgggtgggcaaaactgggcgctgtccaatgtaacttgaccttcaaaaagtgctacttagtagcctaatttgaataaatggcttttgatttgattttgattttgaggtTGTAGAACCTTCACAGGTACCGAACATTGTTCAACATtgactttcatttttatattttggtaacTTAGCATCTTCGAAATATCAACTGCCTATCTACCACTGTCCATGAGATCAAGAAACAAACAGATGCCGAAATATCAGTAACAGGGTTCCATTCGTATCATTCTAATACGAGACCCTTAGTTacaaataacctttttttttggtaaggcgggggagtcttcatggacacccactccctcgggggaggaaatgggtaatgtcagacttttactgactaaacctgaaccgccgtgctacgtcatccgcctTTTTGTATCGGTGTATTGCAATGCGTTGCACTCCTTCATGCACCGGCAACAAATAACCTACCAGTACatataaatattctttacttGTCTGCAACAAAACTAACAAGATCAAAAGAAACTCTAGAATTCAGACATCTAATAAATACAGCCAAAACGAAATACATTTCCCTCCGACGTTTACCAAATCGTGTCAAACGTATTTTCactaattcaaattcatttcacTACTGTATTCTGGgaaacattaattacatttagtAGGTAGAAACTGTCGCTTAATTAACACGTTTCAGGGACGGCCcatgaaatatgtataaactAACACTTTGTGGTTCCTTCGTTGCCTTCGCGAAGATTATTCGAATGCTATACAGTATTGCAAACTTATCTGTGCAGGTAAGAGTGGCGCTAGGAGCGATGTCATTTCTTGCGAATCTGTCAAATTTGTTCGGCGAAATTGTAGTTCTGAATTTCGTCACTGGAAGTAGTAAATTTGGTGTTACCTGATCATGGTTGCGTAGTAACTAGTGATTTTAGAGGTTACTTTCTATATAATTTTGCTCGTATGGAGAGGTATTAGAAAAGGAAACAGCGATACTTATATTGAAATTCAGGctatagttaataaaaaaaggagagAGTTATTTGGTTCTTTTCCAAATTTCAGTTTGTAGGTGCAAACTTTTTGACCAGGTTAGATCCTCATAGATTTTTAACGCCCTGAAGGCTATTGCGAGATATATAGAACTCCTACCTGCTTGCTGCTACAGTGTCAGCTTTGTATCATACTTGGGATGATAAGAATCATTTGTTTTTCGGGGTGAagcgctaatgacttcaacccatgATTAAAACACCCCGAGTTCCTACGATTGCCTAAGCCAGGGTCACGGTATCGCTCACGCATGCCTTTCACGACTCTGATCAGCCTTGGCTTCCTTCTCAAGGGGTGGGTGAAAAGAGTCAACCCCTCCCTCCACCTATACAATCACTCGCAGGACGACGTTTTTCTTCTTCGTGGCCTTTGGATAAACCTTACTCTTTATGGACTCCTTCTTGAGAGTTGTATGTAAAGAGTCCACCTCATTGCCTCGTAAGGACTGATGCTAATTAGGACACATCCGTCTCTTTCTTGGCATGTAGTCCACCTAGAACACGGAAACCGGATAAAACCTACAGCGAAATggaactacttttacggattttatcgcggtttaattttgggcccagtctgcccgtgaccatgatacctgcaaaggtgtcgaaacgtctggaactaaaatctaaaattaaaccgcgataaaatccgaaaaagtagtttcatttcaatgtctaacattcgcgtaaacctaagaaacacCATGAAATCTACAGCGATAGATAGGTCCAAACTAAAGTACTAAGTACAAAATTTAAGTTAAGATATAAATACTCAATCTTTACACAATTTTAAGTACGCTGTCGAAAGACGAAGATTTATAAGGAACTAAAAGATTGAAAGTTATTAAACTTAAAGTACCTTTtacaattttcctttttcaatCTAAAGGAAATTTATTCCTTtcggatttaataaaattagtttagaaACTGATTTGCGTAAGTCTGTTTGACGGAGCATTTAAAAGGAATATGAAATATTGTAACATCTATTTTGAATAGAGATcgaataatagtaatatttttatgatg is a genomic window of Trichoplusia ni isolate ovarian cell line Hi5 chromosome 24, tn1, whole genome shotgun sequence containing:
- the LOC113505069 gene encoding uncharacterized protein LOC113505069, producing the protein MSRLQFEVELAADEDPKNNIIIIKSITTEDEITYLIPPCFQAAKHHLQLTKLPEFMKIRKTLQRRGNNRRVWINLPSDILALYKDGTGNIMFNDYLLQETTKVTSQPTMDEKLLEILEKLSEKSEKPTINKEKHNNISKLTDKFVLKKFDNKFTNAKQWLQSFEGECTRFDLTADTEKISALRLFLNDSESDWYESMLIKHSLNSQWEIWQISFLDTFADKSWSSVIYALTFKYFTGSLLEYALKKQRLLLEYNSEIDNRTLTDLIVAGLPAYIRSKLDRQEMMNPTLLFNVLRMHENQNKNFQKTFTERKSSTKPELEFKRKTPCQICNKMGKKNRFHSEDLCWFKEDKNSNDSVKHCKNLMLEIDQFQDTKN